Within Brachyhypopomus gauderio isolate BG-103 chromosome 4, BGAUD_0.2, whole genome shotgun sequence, the genomic segment TGCCAACATGTTACGTACATACAATTCTGTGAAAGGACTAGAACGATGCTTAAGTGAACAGGAACGTGTGTGTAAGACTTAAATCCTGGTCATGCATAACCAAGCTAACGTTTCCACCGGTATTCACCTTTCTCACAAGCAGCCGCCTGCTTCTCCTGCTTCTCGAAGTTGAGCCGGTTCTGCTCGACGGCCGTACCGTTGGACTCCGGGCTGCCGCTCCGACACGGGCTGCCCTCCTCGCTCTGGTAGGccaggtccaggtgctgctgtGCCAGCTTCAGGTGCCTGCGCAGACGCTCCAGCTCGCGGGAGGACGCCTCGTCCCCGAACGACTCGCGCCCCGAGTCCCCCAGGTTGTAGTCGGGCTTCATGCCTATGGCCAGCTTGCCCACGTCCTTCTTCAGGGCCGTGTGGTAACCGGGGGGTGCGGTGGGGACCTGTCTGCACATCAGGGGCCGCGGGGCGGACATGGCCATGCGGTGGCGCTGCGCCCGGTCGCGGAAGGCGTCCCTAATGCCGCTGACGCCCAGGTGCAGGATCTCCAGCACGGTGAGGAAGAGGCACAGCGCACTCACCGCGTACATGATCAGCAGGAAGATGGTCTTCTCCGTGGGCCGCGACACAAAGCAGTCCACGGTGTGCGGGCACGGGCTGCGCGTGCACACGTACGAGGGCGCCACCTCCAGGCCGTACAGCACGTACTGGCCGAAGAGGAAGGCCACCTCGAAGGCGACCCGCGACACCAGCTGCAGCACGTACACGCGCATGAGGCCATCGCGCTTGATTCGCCGCCGCCCGTCGTGCTTCTTCGTGGGCTTCTCcggctccttctccttctcggGCTCGATCTCCTCCGAGATCATGGGGTCCTCCTCGCCGTTGTCCTCCGCCTCCTCATAGTCGCGGTTAGCGGCGCGGTTCACCAGGGGCATGCGCTTGCGCCCGCGGGGCTGGTACTCCTCGTCCGCCATGCGGGCGATCTTATGCATGGCGAAGCCCAGGTACATGATGGTGGGCGTGGTGATCATGATGATCTGGAAGACCCAGAATCTCACGTGCGAGAGCGGCGCGAAGGCGTCGTAGCACACGTTCTCGCACCCGGGCTGCTGCGTGTTGCACACAAACTTGCTCTGCTCGTCGTAGTAGATGCTCTCGCCACCCACCACCGTCAGCACGATGCGGAAGACGATGAGCAGCGTGAGCCAGATCTTCCCCACGAAGGTGGAGTGGTTGGAGATCTCGTCCAACAGGCGAGTGAGGAAACTCCAGCTCATGGTGTCGCCGGTGCAGCACGCCTCTCAGTACTGCCAAAGAAAACCAGAGACATCCAGAAATTAGGAGCAGCACTACAGCAGACATTCCTACATGGCGTTTAGAAACATGAGCCTAGGCACACCCATGCAATAGCATTCTTGCTACAGTACCACAATTTAACTGagatatccacacacacacacacacacacacacacacacacacacacacacacacacacacacacacacacacacacacacttcagcaccaaccccagcacacactccTGCTCATTTTTCATCTGCATGAGAAGAGGTTAGAGTTATATTAGGGTTATATTACATGCTCCCATTCTCCACTAAATACCCAACTGTCCCGCCTTAGGCGATATGGTGTACACGAATAGCAATTAAACTAATTTGTATTCTGTAGTTGAAAATTCTGGCCTGGTAATTGAGACACACTGACCTGATTTGCTATTACTGTGGTGGCAACTTCTGCATTCAGACCTGGACCCCCGACCCCACTGCAGTGACAACACTAGTTAAACTATATTGTTGTTGAATTAATTCTGAAATACATATTTGTTCTGAACACTGGCTCTTCGAGAAAAGAGAAAAGTAGAAAATTATCTGATGTTGTCATACTGGGCATTTAACATTTTGGGATGGGTACCTCAAAATAAACCAGAAAAGGAAACAAATCATTTTGTGCTTTGTCCACTAGATGGCGCCACCAGTGCTGTGAAGGCCCCCACTGCCAATCAGTGACTAACCTCGATAACAAAGCATTCTCCATGCTTAACTGCATTAAACACGTCTTTGCTATCCACCTGGCAACTGAACATCCCAGCCATTAACCAAATAACACAAGAACACTGGCAAACCATTTTGCCCCCCCCtaatttttaatttgttttatatAAACAAAAGAATTAGTTTGTTGTTTGTCAATCTCTGTACAAAAGCCTGTCTTATTTTGCAGTTTTGCCACTATAATGATGTTTACATTATAAGGACTAAGCCATTTCAGCCAAAACCTGGCGGTAAACTAAAGTGTAAAACTGCTAAGATTCACCATTTGTCTTTCTAGAGCTGCTTGACTTAAGTGGTCTAGCACTTACTTGCAAATTCAAAATAGCCAACCAGTTTAGCAAGTGACACAGAGCCAAGGGGATGTGGTCCGGTCAAGGAGAGGAATCCCACACCTGGACAGGAACTTGGTGATGCACTGCAGTGTTTGAACTGCCTGTGTAAGCAGCTCTAGACGTCAAGCCCGCACCCCTTCCCCCCCAGTGCAAACACAGCCATCCTCACGCTTCTCTTCAGTAAATCTCTTTCATCAGGTACCCGGCAACCCCTCTGGCCTGCTGTTCACAACCTCTGCCAGTTGCCGGGTTAACGAGGGCGGGGGAATGCCAACACTACCGTGACATGTAGCGGCACGTTGGAGCGAGCGCGAGACCTGCTCATCACACACCCAACTCGCTCCCAGTGCTTCTCACGACTGCCACGGTACAAACATGGACTTGAAATCCATCCAGTCCACTGGAAAATTCAGACGCAGAAGCTGCGGTGGGTGTGGCCTTCAAATTAGTGACTTAAATAGTTAAAAAGTGAATTAAATAACTGCAGGCGATGCAATTTTACAGGTAAAGCAGCTTGATGGCATGTGGGTGGGGAAAATTTATGGGAGGCTGTGTGGCTAGCACAGCAGAAGTCACAGTGCTCCCAAGCTGTACACTTAGGTATACGCCACCACAGTCACAAGCACCGAATCACTGCAATTTGTACTCTGTGCCAGAAAGACATCCGTTTGGAGTCAGCAGCACAATGAAGCGGTTGTAATGCGAAAACCCACAGCTGGTGCCCAGCCGGTCCCAACGCTCCACACCGCTCTGGGTCAACACAGCCTCTCCACGTAGGACACTCCAGCTGTTTCGCTGTATTTGCAGACGGGCCATCTTACTACGAGCTGATGCAACATCCGAGTCCCTCAATAGAGCAAGGGGAGGAACTCAGAGGTAGATCAGGCAGGTGCTGTCGAGAATGTCCTGCCAAAGACTGAGATATCACAGTGTGTAAGAATCAAGCCTCTAATGTCACAGAGATCAATTTAAAAAGTAAACTAAAAAGACAAGCCACACTTGTGAAGCTCCTGATATAGTTAAGCTCATCTCACTCCGGTAATTAGGAGATGTGGGAGTAATCAACAGAGAAGTACTATGAACTGCCTACTGTTTTCTTGCCATTTCGATTTTGGGACAATCCTTGAACTCCAGCACCACTTAAAAAACTGTGAAACTCCTCCTGACAGTATTTCAGTAAAGCTTTGCGACCATTACAGTCCTCAAGTGTGAGTTATAACTTCACAAGAACACAGTGGTTTTGTGGGACACATCTGGGAGAGTAGTTAAGGTTCCAGCCCAAAAACTCTTTGCCTCTGGGGTTGAAGATTATGCTGGAGTAGTCAGGAGAAACAAACAGCTTAGATCTACCCTCTGGAAAGGTTTTTTTTCTTAAGGTGACTTGCAAATGATCCCACAATGGCCTTGTGTTTGAGACTTGGAGCTAAATCACAGTCCCCTTTCACTGAGAAATATTTAGCTTCGACAAAACACCCTGAAAAGCTATTCACCCATGTCATAAAATCTTAAGACAAAACGACAATCACGACAGTGAAGTGGGACAGAGCAAACTAAAGATATCCCAATATGAAACGAGTCAAGTTCGCGCCTTCCAAGCTTGACTTCCAATAAATCGATTAATCAGACACACTTTCTTCAATAACTATTGATTTTTTCCCCATGGTTTTTGTGTGCAGTCACGAAAGACATAACGCGACTACTGAATAGGTAAAGTACCAAAACCAGTAGGAAATTAAAAAGATGGCTTCTACAGATATTTTGCCGTCCCTTTAAAGCCGTTTAAGGCGCTTGTGTGGCATGCAACGTGTCGCCTCCTCTCCGTGGCTAGTGTAACGTCCTGTGGCGTTAGCTCGTTAGCTTAGCAACTTCGTATTACCTGGCGCGCGAGATTTGATGACCATTGTTGCGCCATTAAGTTCCAACATTTAAAAGGTGAACCGTTACACAAACAAATTAAAACCGCCGTTAACGTTCACACGTCACGGCTGGGATACGGCACGCGCTTAAGAACAAGACACGTTTCACCACGAATTCCATTAAACGTGAAGATGAGCAACTTCACTATTGTTCTCCGTCTGAGGCGAGAAACGCGCGTTCCGTTCAGGATGGGACAACCTCATTTCAAAATGACTGTGGCCAAAGAACTCACCTACGAACTAGAACATCAGCGTTGTTCAGACGTTTTCTAGCTTATTTGGATAGTTACTAACTATCAATGAATTAGACAATCAAATCATACGTGGTTACTTAACAAACCAATATAAGTAGCTTTGTTAGCTAGCCTACCACTATTAAATCTAATCCCAGTATGATATACGGTTGAAACACTTAGTATAAACAAAGAATCCACGTACCACGAGTAGATTTCCACACGTTTTCCTTTAAGGTTTGGGCTAGAATAGGTATAAAATATCACCACATTTTAGCCATGTTCAGACAAAAGCCTTGCTTCTCAACTCTTAACACACTGGAGTTTACTACGCTTCCATGTGATCCTTCCCTCTGCTCCGACTCGGTTCTAAATAGCTACCGTCTACACAAAGAGTATCCCGaaattcctcttcctcctccccctctttctgAACAGCCCACCCCCTCAGGGGCCCCGGGTCTGAAACCCGATAGTCCTCTCCCCTTCTCACATCACTATTTCCTTGCAAATTGTTACATTAGTTTTCCTTCGTTTAGCAGTCGTTTTTGCCAACAATAAAAATGCTGCGATGAAACGTCAAACCCCTTCCAAAAATATATgggcctatatatatatgtgtgtattactGACTCAAACTGAGCGAATAGTGATGAAGGCACTGTGGAGTGACGAAGAGGACGCTAAACCTTCGCAATCTCCCGACGCGTTATCAATGTGTAGTTTATCAATGCACGGCTGCTTATGGCCTGGTGAATGCACTTGACAAGGACCAGTGTGGCATTAGCTTCCTCTCTTCCTGTTGTAGAAGGGCATTAGGAAGTCGTTGTTATTGGAGATATTTCCTCTTGTTGCACATTATCAAAGGATGTAGTGGCTAAAGCTTCCTGTATACTGTCcctttttctttcattctttctcaCATCCTTTGCCAAGAGTTGTTTTTTAGCCTTGCACAATTAGACTTGTCATGCAATTTGTAACTGCTGGTTTTATGCCCTACGATGCGGACTCTTTGTAGACTCTGAGGCATGTGTGAATGGCTCATTCAGGAAAAGTAAAGTGGTCCTGTCTGAATTTGAATGACCTTGAATGACAGGCTTTTAGGAGCTTGGCTTTAAGTAATTCAAGAAAGGTGGGCATACCTCACATTTACATTGATGTGTGAACCAGCCACATTTTAATTTTCTTTTCCTGGAATATCAACTGGATGTTCTTGATAACCTTAAGTCTTTATCAAATTGTGTTCAGTTCACAGGTAACACTGTAACCTGTCTGAATCATGTAATAGAGGAACGATCAGATATTCTTTCTCTCTAATAATGCTGGAGGTGCCATTTTCTATTGAGGTAATTAAAACATTTACAGGGGGAAAGTTAAGAAATAAGTCTAAGAAGCCCTGGTGTGGGTGGCTGTAGGGCCACTGTGCAATCTTAAGATGGACCATTCTGGAACATTCTCTTAGCAGGCCTTGGAAAATGGACCTTGGGATGTAACTCTGTCAGTACTGGCTAAGATAATTTTAATGAGCTGAAAGCCTCTTTGTTAGTTATTGTATGTCTTTGTGTATGATTTATTGTCTCTAGTAAGGTCAGAATGTTGCAGAATTTAACTTTATCTTACAGGTGTCTGGTGGTGTGAGCTCAAAATCTTCCAGTGGGAAGATGTCATTCTTAAATGTGCATAATGATGCATTTTAATTTGTGTTTATTGAATAATGTATGATTCGGAGATTCCAAACACTATTTCAAAGAAGGTGGGGCAATTACATTATCATTCCTGAACATGCATAAAAATGTGAGTTCTTTGTATGTGTATGGGACATTTTCTGGAGGGCTCTCTTGGGGCATCACTGGTGTGCATCCTCTGGAGAGTGTCTTAACTGTACACCAATGATGACAAATAGTAAAGTGGAACCTGTTATTATCTTCTAGTGATATTGGAGTTTATATTGGATTGTCTTCTTTATTTTATCAAGAATTcattactttgttgctgctgTGTTTAAGGATAATTCATTGGTAGTAACTATAATGTGGGACGTGGGAACCAcactatttaaaaaatataaatacaaataaatacatgaataaAAACAATGATTACATAAATTATACATTGTATAAACACTATTACAATATACTTAATGTGCCCCAAACATTAGTTATATTAGAGAATGATTCTATTTTTCTTGAATCTGCATGTTTTACGTAGTGTTAGCCACAGTGTCTCGTTGATCACAAAATAGCTCAGTCCATCCAGGAGGGTGAAAGCTTTCCCACTGTTTTTTTCTGCATGGAATGTCCTGGTGTGTTTGGCATGTTTCTACCGCTGCTTGTGCAGCTTAGCTAAGCAGTTCAGCGCAGCTGGACAATTCAGCGAAATTCTTCGCCTACAGCATACGGTTGTCCAAGCTAGCTGGTACAATACTTATATTAATACTGAGATAATTATTGATAAACAGTGAGAGTACATGTGGGTGTATTCCAGACATCTCCATGTCACAAGATATTTATTTGGCTAGCTGACTCACCTTTATACTATAAATTAACAAAGATCTCCTACTTTACTGCAATATTTTCTATATTTTCATCTTTGGAATGTATATCCATAAGGTGTAACCTTTGTGATATGTTTTAATTGTGCAGCATGTTTTGGTTCATACCACCTTTTGAACGGAACAGCTGTGTAGGTCAAAGGTGAGTGCCATGGAGACCACCAGGCTGCATGTGACAATACTTGCGCAACATCATATGCTGATGCTTCCAAAACATCCATGTTGTTGTCAGTTAAGTGAGGTGGTCATGAGGATGAGGAGCTGTAATTGGGGCTCGATGAAGCCGTATAGTATGACAGTGCAATGTTTTCTCTATTTATTTTAccttatttttttactttatttattcatttattttatgcAGTTCTATATGTTACTTAGCATTACATCTAAGCATAgatttcagacacacacacacacacacacacacacacacacacacacacacacacacacacacacacacacacacacacacacacacacacacacacacaacaaagacGGCAAAATGTGGGACTCTAGCGTTAAGTGTGTGTCATGCTGACCACTAACTAAAGCAAGGGGAGGAGGGATTTGCTGGAACAGCTATAATACTGTTGATGCAT encodes:
- the gjc4b gene encoding gap junction gamma-1 protein, whose amino-acid sequence is MSWSFLTRLLDEISNHSTFVGKIWLTLLIVFRIVLTVVGGESIYYDEQSKFVCNTQQPGCENVCYDAFAPLSHVRFWVFQIIMITTPTIMYLGFAMHKIARMADEEYQPRGRKRMPLVNRAANRDYEEAEDNGEEDPMISEEIEPEKEKEPEKPTKKHDGRRRIKRDGLMRVYVLQLVSRVAFEVAFLFGQYVLYGLEVAPSYVCTRSPCPHTVDCFVSRPTEKTIFLLIMYAVSALCLFLTVLEILHLGVSGIRDAFRDRAQRHRMAMSAPRPLMCRQVPTAPPGYHTALKKDVGKLAIGMKPDYNLGDSGRESFGDEASSRELERLRRHLKLAQQHLDLAYQSEEGSPCRSGSPESNGTAVEQNRLNFEKQEKQAAACEKGLRA